In Helianthus annuus cultivar XRQ/B chromosome 8, HanXRQr2.0-SUNRISE, whole genome shotgun sequence, a single genomic region encodes these proteins:
- the LOC110925338 gene encoding uncharacterized protein LOC110925338: MDASFVSFFMAASYASTDASVVSFRMRLNTFIYAFIDASTYAAEMQHVSNGRPILVRFVVYCGGKREVVDGRLEYVVQPDSVRRGFKTSTTISYNTFLKNLSESTCLQNITRVSYKMSSFSDPIDIIDDSDLTFFFNIAERNPHELFKLYVVQELGVGSSAGSSNYFKCPDLNVNVFPEDECAVIRSFLRNLRPLIIIDAAHLKGEFKGTMFLAVGMDGNNQILPIGYGIGKSEDGESWTWFLSKLKECIGEHPDLAIISDRAASIQLAVQVVFPRSFHGLCCRHLMVNLRLQ; encoded by the exons ATGGACGCTTCCTTTGTCAGCTTTTTCATGGCTGCTTCGTATGCGTCTACAGACGCTTCGGTTGTCAGCTTTCGGATGCGTCTTAACACGTTTATTTATGCGTTTATAGACGCCTCTACTTATGCGGCTGAGATGCAACACGTGTCAAACGGAAGACCT ATTCTAG TCAGATTTGTTGTTTACTGTGGTGGCAAGAGGGAAGTCGTTGATGGGAGGCTTGAGTACGTGGTCCAACCAGATTCTGTTAGACGTGGTTTTAAAACTTCTACTACAATTTCTTATAACACATTTTTAAAAAATCTTAGTGAGTCAACATGTCTTCAAAACATCACACGTGTATCTTACAAAATGTCAAGTTTTAGCGATCCCATTGATATAATTGATGATTCCGATCTTACTTTTTTTTTCAATATTGCGGAAAGAAACCCTCATGAGTTATTTAAATTATATGTGGTGCAAGAACTTGGTGTTGGTTCATCTGCGGGTTCTTCCAATTATTTTAAATGTCCCGATCTTAACGTAAATGTTTTTCCTGAAGATGAAT GTGCGGTG ATTCGGAGCTTTCTCAGAAATTTAAGACCGCTTATCATCATAGATGCGGCCCACTTAAAGGGTGAATTTAAAGGAACAATGTTTTTGGCTGTTGGCATGGACGGAAACAACCAGATTTTGCCTATTGGTTATGGAATTGGTAAATCTGAAGACGGTGAGTCGTGGACGTGGTTCCTTTCAAAACTGAAAGAATGCATCGGCGAGCATCCAGATTTGGCAATCATTTCTGACCGGGCAGCTTCTATACAATTAGCTGTACAGGTTGTGTTTCCAAGAAGCTTTCACGGGTTATGTTGTCGTCATTTGATGGTCAACCTTCGTTTACAGTAA